The region AAAAAGACAAGCGTATTAATGCCAAACACATCCGTGAACTCGAAGCAGCTAAGACAAAAACAATCGCCGTTCCAGATGACTATTTGGTTGGACGTGTGGTTGCACGCAATATTGTTGATCCAGATTCTGGTGAAATCTTGGCTTACGCTAATGATGAAATTACTGAGGAGTTGTTGGCAACATTGCGCGATGCAGGCATCAAGCAATTAGAAACTATCTATACCAATGATTTAGATTCTGGCGCTTACATTTCTCAGACATTGCGTACTGATGAAACAGCAGATCAAATGGCTGCTCGTATCGCCATTTACCGCATGATGCGTCCTGGCGAGCCTCCAACAGAAGATGCTGTTGAAGCCTTGTTCCAGCGCTTGTTCTATAACGAAGATACTTACGATTTGTCACGTGTTGGCCGTATGAAGGTCAACAGCCGTTTGAACCGTCCAGAAATGGAAGGTCCAATGGTTCTATCAAATGAAGATATTCTCGACACAATTAAGTCTCTAGTAGATTTGCGTAACGGCAAAGGCGAAGTGGATGATATCGATCACTTAGGTAATCGTCGTGTACGTTGTGTTGGCGAGTTGGCTGAAAACCAATTCCGTGCTGGTTTGTCACGTGTTGAGCGTGCGGTTAAAGAACGTCTCGGCCAAGCCGAAACAGAAAACCTCATGCCGCATGACTTGATTAACAGTAAGCCAATCTCTTCTGCTATTCGTGAGTTCTTCGGTTCTTCACAGTTGTCCCAGTTTATGGACCAAACCAACCCACTTTCAGAGATCACGCACAAGCGTCGTATTTCTGCATTGGGACCTGGTGGTTTGACACGCGAGCGCGCAGGCTTCGAAGTGCGCGACGTGCATCCAACCCACTATGGACGTGTTTGCCCTATCGAAACTCCAGAAGGACCAAACATTGGTTTGATCAACTCACTCGCTTTGTTTGCGCGTTTGAATGAGCATGGCTTCCTTGAGACTCCATACCGTAAAGTTTCCAATAGCAAGGTAAGCGATGAAGTGGTTTACCTCTCTGCAATTGAAGAAGCGAAGTATGTGATTGCTCAGGCAAATGCAACAATCGACAAGAGCGGTAAGTTGGCCGACGAATTGGTTTCGGCGCGTCAAGCTGGCGAAACCATCATGGTAAGCCCAGAGCGCATTGATTTCATCGACGTTGCCCCAAGCCAAATTGTTTCTGCTGCCGCGTCTCTCGTTCCATTCTTGGAGCACGATGATGCGAACCGTGCTTTGATGGGTGCGAATATGTCACGTCAAGCGGTTCCTTGCTTGCGTCCTGATAAGCCATTGGTTGGCACTGGTTTAGAGCGCATTGTTGCGGTTGACTCCGGTACGGTTATTTTGGCAACTCGTGGCGGCATTGTTGATTACGTTGATGCAAATCGTATCGTGATTCGTGTGAACGATGACGAGACTGCGGCCGGTGAAGTTGGTGTGGATATTTATAACCTCATCAAGTACACCCGCTCAAACCAAAATACCAACATCAATCAACGTCCAATCGTTCAGGCCGGTGATCGCGTAGTCCGTGGTGACGTAGTTGCTGACGGAGCTTCTACCGATTTGGGCGAATTGGCTTTGGGTCAAAACATGACCGTGGCATTTATGCCATGGAACGGTTACAACTTCGAAGATTCAATCTTGATCTCCGAGAAGGTGGTTGCCGAAGACCGTTACACCTCTATTCATATCGAAGAGTTGTCGGTTGTTGCGCGCGATACCAAGTTGGGTTCAGAAGAAATTACACGCGATATTTCCAATTTGGCTGAGTCACAACTCTCCCGTTTGGATGAGAGCGGTATTGTTTACATCGGTGCTGAAGTAGAGGCTGGCGACGTTTTAGTTGGTAAGGTAACTCCAAAGGGTGAGACTACTCTCACTCCAGAAGAAAAGTTACTGCGTGCGATCTTCGGCGAAAAAGCATCTGACGTTAAAGATACTTCTTTGCGCGTTCCATCTGGAATGATCGGTACCGTTATTGACGTTCAAGTCTTCACCCGTGAAGGTATTGAGCGCGATGCACGCGCACAAGCCATTATTCAAGAAGAATTACAACGTTATCGTTTGGACTTAAACGACCAGTTACGTATTGTTGAAGGCGATGCCTTCATGCGTTTAGAAAAACTGTTGATTGGCAAAGTTGCCAATGGTGGTCCTCAGAAATTAGCTAAAGGCACTAAGATCGACAAGGAATACCTTGCCAGCTTAGATAAATACCATTGGTTCGATGTTCGTCCAGCAGATGAAGAAGTTGCTACACAAGTTGAAGCAATCAAATCGTCTATCGAAGCGAAGCGTAAGCAGTTTGATGAGGCATTCGAAGAGAAGCGCACCAAGCTTACTCAAGGTGATGATTTGCAGGCTGGCGTAACGAAGATGGTGAAGGTGTACTTAGCTGTTAAGCGTCGCTTACAGCCTGGTGACAAGATGGCCGGTCGTCACGGTAACAAAGGCGTGGTTTCTAAAATCGCCCCTGCGGAAGACATGCCATTTATGGCTGACGGACGCCCTGTTGACATCGTCTTGAACCCATTGGGCGTTCCTTCCCGTATGAACGTAGGTCAGATCTTGGAAACCCACTTAGGTTGGGCGGCTCAAGGTATTGGTAAGCGTATTGATGAGATGGTTCGTCAACAGGTTAAGCAAGCTGAACTCCGCAAGTTCTTGAAGCAGCTTTACAACGAAACTGGTCGTATCGAAGATATCGATAACTTCACTGATGAGCAGATCACAGTTTTGGCTGAGAATTTACGCCAAGGCTTGCCATTCGCTACTCCAGTGTTTGACGGTGCAACTGAAGCTGAAATCGGACGCATGCTCGAGTTGGCTTATCCAGAAGAAGTAGCTACTTCTTTGAAGATGACGCCTTCACGTCAGCAAATGATTTTGTGCGACGGCCGTACTGGTGATCAGTTTGAGCGTCCTGTAACTGTTGGTGTAATGCACGTCTTGAAACTCCACCATTTGGTCGATGACAAGATGCACGCACGTTCAACTGGACCTTACTCGTTAGTCACGCAACAACCACTGGGCGGTAAAGCTCAGTTTGGTGGTCAGCGCTTTGGTGAGATGGAAGTTTGGGCCCTCGAAGCATACGGTGCTTCATATGTCTTGCAGGAAATGCTGACAGTGAAGTCCGATGACGTCGCAGGCCGTACCAAGGTTTACGAAAACATCGTCAAGGGCGAGCACACAATTGATGCTGGCATGCCCGAATCCTTCAACGTGTTGGTAAAAGAAATCCGCTCGTTGGGTATTGACATTGACATGGAGCGCAACTGATATGAAAGCATTGCTCGATTTATTTAAGCAAACGCAGGGTGATGAGCAGTTTGATGTCATCAAGATTGGTCTTGCATCCCCTGAGAAAATTCGCTCATGGTCTTTTGGTGAAGTACGCAAACCAGAAACCATTAACTACCGGACTTTTAAGCCCGAGCGTGATGGTTTGTTCTGCGCCAAGATTTTTGGACCAACTAAAGACTACGAGTGCTTATGCGGCAAGTACAAGCGCTTAAAGTTCCGTGGCGTTATCTGCGAGAAGTGCGGCGTTGAAGTTACGCTCGCCAAGGTACGTCGTGAGCGCATGGGCCACATTGAGTTAGCTGCCCCTGTAGCGCACATTTGGTTCTTGAAATCCTTACCATCCCGTTTGGGTATGGTTCTCGATATGACATTGCGTGATATCGAGCGCGTTCTTTACTTTGAAGCTTATGTAGTCGTTGATCCTGGCATGACTCCTGAAGGCGCGATGAAGCGCGGTCAGATCATGTCTGAAGATGAGTACATTGCCAAGACTGAAGAGTATGGTGACGGTGCATTTACTGCCATCATGGGCGCGGAAGGTATTCGTGACCTCTTGCGCGGTATCGATATCGATCGTGAAGTAGAGACGATTCGTGCCGATTTGAAAGCTACTGGTAGCGATGCCAAGATCAAGAAATACGCTAAGCGCTTAAAAGTGCTCGAGGCGTTCCAGACTTCAGGTATTAAGCCTGACTGGATGATCATGGAAGTGTTGCCAGTATTGCCACCAGAGTTGCGCCCATTGGTGCCATTGGATGGCGGTCGCTTCGCTACTTCCGATTTGAACGACCTCTACCGTCGTGTGATCAACCGTAACAATCGTTTGAAGCGTTTGTTAGAGTTGCGCGCACCAGAGATCATCGTTCGTAACGAAAAACGCATGTTGCAGGAAGCGGTTGACTCATTGCTCGACAACGGTCGTCGCGGTAAGGCTATGACTGGCGCTAACAAGCGTCCGTTGAAGTCCTTGGCTGAGATGATTAAAGGTAAGAGCGGTCGTTTCCGTCAAAACTTGTTGGGTAAACGTGTTGACTACTCAGGTCGTTCAGTCATCGTGGTTGGCCCGACATTGAAATTGCATCAGTGCGGCTTACCAAAATTGATGGCCTTGGAATTGTTCAAGCCATTCATTTTCAACAAGCTCGAGACTTTGGGAATCGCAACTACTATTAAGGCTGCGAAGAAAGAGGTTGAAAGTCAGACTCCAATCGTTTGGGACATTCTCGAAGAAGTGATTCGTGAACATCCAATCATGTTGAACCGTGCGCCTACATTACACCGTCTCGGTATTCAGGCTTTCGAGCCAATGCTGATTGAAGGTAAGGCGATCCAATTGCACCCATTAGTCTGCGCGGCATTTAACGCCGACTTTGACGGTGACCAAATGGCGGTTCACGTTCCTTTGTCGCTCGAAGCACAAATGGAGGCGCGTACATTGATGTTGGCTTCGAACAACGTATTGTTCCCAGCTAACGGCGAACCATCTATCGTTCCTTCACAGGACGTGGTGTTAGGTCTGTACTACGCTACTCGTGACAAGATCAATGGTAAAGGCGAAGGCATGGTTTTCGCTAATATCGCTGAAGTCATTCGTGCACATGAAGCTGGCCAGGTTGAATTGGCTTCACGCGTTGCTGTGCGTATTACTGAGTTTGAGATTGTGGATAAGAAAGCAGAGGGCGATGCCCGTTTTGCTGAAAAGACCAAGATCTATCAAACTTCAGTTGGCCGTGCAATCTTGTCAGAAATCTTGCCTAAGGGTATGACTTTTGAGGAAATCAATAAGCCTCTGAAGAAAAAAGAAATCTCACGTTTGATAAACACTTCATTCCGTAAGTGCGGTCTCCGTGAAACAGTTATTTTTGCTGACCGTCTCTTGCAGTCTGGTTTCCGCTTGGCAACAAATGCTGGTATCTCGGTTGCAATCGACGATATGCTGATTCCTACCTCTAAAGAGCGCATCATCACTGAAGCCACTAACAAGGTTAAAGAGTATGACAAGCAGTTCATGTCAGGTCTCGTAACCAATCAAGAGCGTTATAACAACGTGGTTGATATTTGGGGCGCAGCTGGCGACCAAGTTGGCAAAGCGATGATGGATGAGTTATCGCACGTTGACGTACTCGACCGTAACAGTAAAACTGTGCGTCAAGAATCCTTTAACTCTATCTATATGATGGCGGATTCTGGTGCACGTGGATCTGCAGCGCAGATTCGTCAGTTGGCCGGTATGCGTGGTTTGATGGCGAAGCCTGATGGCTCCATTATTGAAACCCCAATTACTGCGAACTTCCGTGAAGGCTTGAACGTATTGCAGTACTTCATCTCAACCCACGGTGCTCGTAAAGGTCTAGCCGATACGGCATTGAAGACAGCGAACTCAGGTTACTTGACACGTCGTTTGTGCGACGTAACTCAAGACCTCGTTGTGATCGAAGATGATTGCGGTGCAACTTCAGGCGTAACAATGAAGGCTCTCGTAGAGGGCGGCGAAATTATCGAAGCATTGCGCGATCGTATTTTGGGTCGTGTATGTATCGGTGACATCGTTCATCCAGATACACAAGAAGTTATTGTTGCTAACGACACATTGCTCGACGAGGATCACGTAGATCAAATCGTTGCTTTAGGCATTGATGAAGTGAAAGTTCGCACAGTATTGTCATGCTTAACTCGCTTTGGTTTGTGCGCTAAGTGCTACGGACGTGATTTAGGTCGCGGTGGTTTGGTAAACGTTGGTGAGGCAGTTGGCGTGATCGCTGCTCAGTCCATCGGTGAGCCAGGCACACAGTTGACTATGCGTACCTTCCACATTGGTGGTGCGGCGTCACGCGCTTTGGTTGCAAGCAATATTGAAGCTAAGTCTAATGGTGCGTTGAAGTTCTCTGGCACGATGCGTATTGTCAAGAACGCAAAAGGTGAGCAGATCGTGATTTCACGTTCTGGTGAAGCTTTGATCATTGACGATAACGGCCGTGAGCGTGAGCGTCATAAAGTGCCTTACGGCGCAACTCTCTTGTTCAAAGAAGATGCTGCAGTCAAGGCAGGCGCAAGCTTGGCAACATGGGATCCGTTAACACGTCCAATCATTTCTGAGTACGCTGGTATTGCTCGCTTCGACAACGTTGAAGAAGGCGTTACTGTAGCCAAGCAGGTTGACGAAGTAACTGGTCTCTCCACCTTGGTGGTGATTGATGGTAAGCGTCGTAGTGCTGCTAGCAAAGGCGTTCGTCCAATGATCAACTTAGTTGATGACAAGGGCGGCGAAGTGATGATTGCGGGCACAGATCACCCGGTAAACATTGGCTTGCAAGTTGGCGCTTTGATCACTGTTAAAGATGGTCAAAAAGTTGAAGTTGGTGAAGTATTAGCGCGTATTCCAATCGAATCACAGAAGACTCGCGATATTACCGGTGGTTTGCCACGCGTTGCAGAATTGTTCGAAGCACGTTCACCAAAAGATGCTGCTGTATTGGCGAAAGTTACCGGTACAGTTTCCTTCGGCAAAGAAACCAAAGGTAAGCAGCGCTTGGTTATTACCGATATGGACGGCGAAGCCAATGAATTCTTGATTCCTAAAGAGAAGCAAGTTCTCGTTCATGACGGTCAAGTTGTGAACAAGGGCGAGATGATTGTGGAAGGTCCTGCTGATCCACACGATATCTTGACACTCAGGGGTATTGAAGAGTTAGCTATCTACATCGTTGACGAAGTTCAAGACGTTTACCGTTTGCAAGGCGTGAAGATTAACGACAAGCACATCGAAGTTATCGTGCGTCAAATGTTGCGTCGTGTGCAAATCACTGATGGTGGCGATACTGCCTACATCACTGGTGAGCAAGTTGAGCGTTCAAAACTGTATGACGCTAACGATTTGGTCATTGCTGCAGGTAAGCGCCCAGCTCAGTTTGAGAACGTTTTATTGGGCATTACCAAGGCATCTTTGTCGACCGACAGCTTCATTTCAGCGGCTTCTTTCCAAGAAACCACCCGTGTATTGACCGAAGCCGCAATTATGGGCAAGACCGATACACTCCGTGGCCTCAAGGAAAACGTCATTATTGGTCGTCTGATCCCTGCGGGTACTGGCTTGTCTTACCGCCGTGCACGCAAGGTCAGAGAGCAATTCGAGCGTGACCGCGCTCAGATGATTGCTGCCGAAGAGGAGGCAATTGCTAATACGCCTGTAGAAATAGAGGCTGAAGTCATTGCTCCTGCTGGGGAGGCTGATCCAAGCTAATTTGGTAATTCTGGCCAGAATTGGCCAGTTTTTTCCCCATTTGGTTGACGGAAAAGGCTGGCCAAGCTAGAATGCTGAGTTCTACTGATTCAGAAGAGGGTCTTTTTGACCTAGAAATTCTCTAAGTCATTGATTTTCTTAAAGAAAGCAACAAAGAAGTACTAACCGAGCTATTTTATGCCAACAATTAATCAATTAATACGCAAGCCAAGATCCAGGCTTATCGTTAAAAGCAAGAGCCCTGCACTGGAAAACAGTCCGCAGCGCCGTGGTGTATGTACACGTGTGTACACAACCACTCCTAAAAAGCCTAACTCTGCGCTGCGTAAAGTAGCCAAAGTACGCTTAACCAATGGTTTTGAAGTGATTTCATACATTGGTGGTGAAGGCCATAACCTCCAGGAACACTCAGTAGTGTTGATCCGTGGTGGTCGTGTAAAGGATTTGCCAGGTGTTCGTTATCACATCGTTCGTGGCTCACTTGACTTGCAAGGTGTTAAAGACCGTAAGCAATCACGTTCCAAGTACGGTGCTAAGCGCGCTAAGAAAGCTGCTTAATAGCAACTAAAGTATTTGCAGTAAGTCTTCGTTTGTCAGACTTAAAAGACAAGTAAGTGGCCGTTCCGTCTGGAAATTTTTCTGGATAGTAGGACGGCCGGAGCGGGTGATCCATGTGGGACACCCCTAACTGAACTGAAGGAGTAGTTATGCCACGTCGTCGTGAAGTTCCCAAACGGGAAATTTTGCCGGATCCAAAATTCGGTAATGTAGAAGTAGCTAAATTCATGAACGTCCTCATGTTGGACGGTAAGAAATCGGTTGCAGAGCGTATCGTTTACGGTGCCTTTGATCACATCGAGAAAAAAGCAAACAAAGAACCACTCGAAATTTTCTCAACAGCTATGGGCAACGTTAAGCCAATGGTTGAGGTGAAGAGCCGTCGTGTTGGTGGTGCAAACTACCAGGTTCCTGTTGAAGTTCGCCCATCACGCCGCTCTGCTTTGGCAATGCGCTGGGTGCGCGAAGCCGCTAAAAAGCGCGGTGAAAAATCGATGGCCCAACGTTTGGCCAACGAATTATTAGAAGCTGCAGAAGGTCGCGGCGGAGCAATGAAGAAGCGTGAAGAAGTTCACCGTATGGCAGAAGCTAACAAAGCTTTCTCACATTTCCGCTTCTAATCGCACAGCAAAGAAAAGGTACCAACAGTGGCACGTAAAACCCCTATCGA is a window of Polynucleobacter asymbioticus QLW-P1DMWA-1 DNA encoding:
- the rpoB gene encoding DNA-directed RNA polymerase subunit beta, with amino-acid sequence MNYSFTERKRVRKSFAKRVNNHQVPYLIATQLESYAKFLQADKPAMSRLTEGLQAAFTSAFPIVSNNGYARMEYVSYQLSQPPFDVKECQQRGYTYHSALRAKVRLIIYDREAPTKVKEVKESEVYMGEIPLMTENGSFVINGTERVIVSQLHRSPGVFFEHDKGKTHSSGKLLFSARIIPYRGSWLDFEFDPKDILYFRVDRRRKMPVTILLKAIGLNNEQILANFFNFDHFSLTANGGSMEFVPERLRGQLANFDVLDKNGVVVIQKDKRINAKHIRELEAAKTKTIAVPDDYLVGRVVARNIVDPDSGEILAYANDEITEELLATLRDAGIKQLETIYTNDLDSGAYISQTLRTDETADQMAARIAIYRMMRPGEPPTEDAVEALFQRLFYNEDTYDLSRVGRMKVNSRLNRPEMEGPMVLSNEDILDTIKSLVDLRNGKGEVDDIDHLGNRRVRCVGELAENQFRAGLSRVERAVKERLGQAETENLMPHDLINSKPISSAIREFFGSSQLSQFMDQTNPLSEITHKRRISALGPGGLTRERAGFEVRDVHPTHYGRVCPIETPEGPNIGLINSLALFARLNEHGFLETPYRKVSNSKVSDEVVYLSAIEEAKYVIAQANATIDKSGKLADELVSARQAGETIMVSPERIDFIDVAPSQIVSAAASLVPFLEHDDANRALMGANMSRQAVPCLRPDKPLVGTGLERIVAVDSGTVILATRGGIVDYVDANRIVIRVNDDETAAGEVGVDIYNLIKYTRSNQNTNINQRPIVQAGDRVVRGDVVADGASTDLGELALGQNMTVAFMPWNGYNFEDSILISEKVVAEDRYTSIHIEELSVVARDTKLGSEEITRDISNLAESQLSRLDESGIVYIGAEVEAGDVLVGKVTPKGETTLTPEEKLLRAIFGEKASDVKDTSLRVPSGMIGTVIDVQVFTREGIERDARAQAIIQEELQRYRLDLNDQLRIVEGDAFMRLEKLLIGKVANGGPQKLAKGTKIDKEYLASLDKYHWFDVRPADEEVATQVEAIKSSIEAKRKQFDEAFEEKRTKLTQGDDLQAGVTKMVKVYLAVKRRLQPGDKMAGRHGNKGVVSKIAPAEDMPFMADGRPVDIVLNPLGVPSRMNVGQILETHLGWAAQGIGKRIDEMVRQQVKQAELRKFLKQLYNETGRIEDIDNFTDEQITVLAENLRQGLPFATPVFDGATEAEIGRMLELAYPEEVATSLKMTPSRQQMILCDGRTGDQFERPVTVGVMHVLKLHHLVDDKMHARSTGPYSLVTQQPLGGKAQFGGQRFGEMEVWALEAYGASYVLQEMLTVKSDDVAGRTKVYENIVKGEHTIDAGMPESFNVLVKEIRSLGIDIDMERN
- the rpoC gene encoding DNA-directed RNA polymerase subunit beta', giving the protein MKALLDLFKQTQGDEQFDVIKIGLASPEKIRSWSFGEVRKPETINYRTFKPERDGLFCAKIFGPTKDYECLCGKYKRLKFRGVICEKCGVEVTLAKVRRERMGHIELAAPVAHIWFLKSLPSRLGMVLDMTLRDIERVLYFEAYVVVDPGMTPEGAMKRGQIMSEDEYIAKTEEYGDGAFTAIMGAEGIRDLLRGIDIDREVETIRADLKATGSDAKIKKYAKRLKVLEAFQTSGIKPDWMIMEVLPVLPPELRPLVPLDGGRFATSDLNDLYRRVINRNNRLKRLLELRAPEIIVRNEKRMLQEAVDSLLDNGRRGKAMTGANKRPLKSLAEMIKGKSGRFRQNLLGKRVDYSGRSVIVVGPTLKLHQCGLPKLMALELFKPFIFNKLETLGIATTIKAAKKEVESQTPIVWDILEEVIREHPIMLNRAPTLHRLGIQAFEPMLIEGKAIQLHPLVCAAFNADFDGDQMAVHVPLSLEAQMEARTLMLASNNVLFPANGEPSIVPSQDVVLGLYYATRDKINGKGEGMVFANIAEVIRAHEAGQVELASRVAVRITEFEIVDKKAEGDARFAEKTKIYQTSVGRAILSEILPKGMTFEEINKPLKKKEISRLINTSFRKCGLRETVIFADRLLQSGFRLATNAGISVAIDDMLIPTSKERIITEATNKVKEYDKQFMSGLVTNQERYNNVVDIWGAAGDQVGKAMMDELSHVDVLDRNSKTVRQESFNSIYMMADSGARGSAAQIRQLAGMRGLMAKPDGSIIETPITANFREGLNVLQYFISTHGARKGLADTALKTANSGYLTRRLCDVTQDLVVIEDDCGATSGVTMKALVEGGEIIEALRDRILGRVCIGDIVHPDTQEVIVANDTLLDEDHVDQIVALGIDEVKVRTVLSCLTRFGLCAKCYGRDLGRGGLVNVGEAVGVIAAQSIGEPGTQLTMRTFHIGGAASRALVASNIEAKSNGALKFSGTMRIVKNAKGEQIVISRSGEALIIDDNGRERERHKVPYGATLLFKEDAAVKAGASLATWDPLTRPIISEYAGIARFDNVEEGVTVAKQVDEVTGLSTLVVIDGKRRSAASKGVRPMINLVDDKGGEVMIAGTDHPVNIGLQVGALITVKDGQKVEVGEVLARIPIESQKTRDITGGLPRVAELFEARSPKDAAVLAKVTGTVSFGKETKGKQRLVITDMDGEANEFLIPKEKQVLVHDGQVVNKGEMIVEGPADPHDILTLRGIEELAIYIVDEVQDVYRLQGVKINDKHIEVIVRQMLRRVQITDGGDTAYITGEQVERSKLYDANDLVIAAGKRPAQFENVLLGITKASLSTDSFISAASFQETTRVLTEAAIMGKTDTLRGLKENVIIGRLIPAGTGLSYRRARKVREQFERDRAQMIAAEEEAIANTPVEIEAEVIAPAGEADPS
- the rpsL gene encoding 30S ribosomal protein S12, with product MPTINQLIRKPRSRLIVKSKSPALENSPQRRGVCTRVYTTTPKKPNSALRKVAKVRLTNGFEVISYIGGEGHNLQEHSVVLIRGGRVKDLPGVRYHIVRGSLDLQGVKDRKQSRSKYGAKRAKKAA
- the rpsG gene encoding 30S ribosomal protein S7; this translates as MPRRREVPKREILPDPKFGNVEVAKFMNVLMLDGKKSVAERIVYGAFDHIEKKANKEPLEIFSTAMGNVKPMVEVKSRRVGGANYQVPVEVRPSRRSALAMRWVREAAKKRGEKSMAQRLANELLEAAEGRGGAMKKREEVHRMAEANKAFSHFRF